AAAGCGGCGCAGCTATTTGGGGGGACGTTGGAGACGCCGGATCGGGACGATCCGAGTTGATCGCCTTGACCGAGCAGTTGGCCGAATCGGTGGGTGTAGCTCCCGCTTGCCAGGCACTGGATATGCCCCGGAGCAGTCTCTACCGGGCACGCCGTGAGAGCGAACCCGAGCCGGTGTGTGAGGCGCCTGTCTCTCCCCGTGCCTTGCCGCCCGAGGAGAGAGCAGAAGTTCACGAGATTCTCGACAGTGAGCGTTTTGCCGATCAGGCGCCGCGCGAAGTGTATGCGACCCTGCTGGACGAAGGCACGTATTTGTGCTCGTGGCGGACGATGTACCGTATTTTGGAAGAACATCAGGAAGTCCGGGAACGTCGCAACCAGCTGCGTCATCCGCAGTACACCAAGCCGGAGCTGCTGGCGACAGCACCCAACCAGCTGTGGAGCTGGGATATCACGAAATTATTGGGACCGACCAAGTGGACCTATTACTATCTCTACAACATCCTGGATGTCTTCAGCCGTTACTCTGTTGGATGGATGATCGCCGAACGCGAATCCGCCAGCCTGGCCGAGGATCTGATTGCTGCCACATGCATCCGCCAAAACATTCAACCAGGACAGCTCACGATCCATGCTGATCGCGGCAGCTCGATGACCTCCAAGCCGGTGGCGTTGCTGATGTCAGATCTGGGCGTGACGAAAACGCACTCGCGTCCACACGTCTCCAACGACAATCCGTTCTCAGAATCCCAATTCAAAACGTTGAAGTACCGGCCAGACTATCCGGAACGCTTTGGCTGCCAGCCGGATGCCCGTAAATGGGCGACCGATTTCTTCCAATGGTACAACTACGAGCATCACCACACCGCCCTCGGGCTGCTCACCCCCGCCGATGTTCATTTCGGCCGAGC
The Candidatus Saccharimonadales bacterium DNA segment above includes these coding regions:
- a CDS encoding IS3 family transposase (programmed frameshift), with protein sequence MPKTEVIAKAKRKQFSAAEKLRILREVDACQGSGEIGALLRREGIYSSYLSTWRRQRERGELDGLAPQRRGPKPDPQAEEIARLKRENERLQKRLEQAELIIDFQKKAAAIWGDVGDAGSGRSELIALTEQLAESVGVAPACQALDMPRSSLYRARRESEPEPVCEAPVSPRALPPEERAEVHEILDSERFADQAPREVYATLLDEGTYLCSWRTMYRILEEHQEVRERRNQLRHPQYTKPELLATAPNQLWSWDITKLLGPTKWTYYYLYNILDVFSRYSVGWMIAERESASLAEDLIAATCIRQNIQPGQLTIHADRGSSMTSKPVALLMSDLGVTKTHSRPHVSNDNPFSESQFKTLKYRPDYPERFGCQPDARKWATDFFQWYNYEHHHTALGLLTPADVHFGRAQSILDQRQQVLQSAYLKNPERFVKGLPKPLPLPTAVWINPPVKQPQDVSEIRA